The genomic window CCGAGAATCATCGGAGCTGTAGCTGTCGGCGGAGCCCTTTCTCTTGCCGGTGCGGCCTATCAGGGCATGTTCCGCAACCCGATGGTCAGCCCGGATATTCTCGGTGTCAGTTCAGGAGCAGGATTCGGTGCCGCTCTGGCTATCCTGCTCTCACTGCCGGCAATAGCGGTTCAGGCATCGGCGTTTACCGGAGGCGCTATCGCAGTTTTTCTGGCGGTCTGGGTCAGCAGAAGCATCGGCAAAAATCACAATGCAATTCTTGTGCTTGTTCTCTCCGGCATCGTCATTTCGGCACTGTTCACGGCGCTGATCTCGCTCGTCAAGTATTCAGCCGATCCCGAAAACAGGCTGCCGGCCATCACGTTCTGGCTGATGGGCAGTCTGGCTGATATCCGCATGCAGGAACTCCCCTATGTTCTTGCGCTCGTAACGGCCGGCAGCCTGCCGATACTTCTTTCGGGTTGGCGCCTGAACGTGCTCTCGTTCGGCGAAGACGAAGCCAGGGCACTGGGTATCCACACAGATCGTCTGCGTATGATCATCATCGGTTCCGCCACGCTCGTAACGGCAAGCGTCATAGCGCTCAGCGGACTCGTAGGCTGGATAGGCCTGGTCATCCCTCACGTTGCAAGAATGATTACAGGTCCCGATCACCGTATCCAGCTACCACTCTCCTTTCTTTCCGGAGGTATCGCACTGCTCTTTTTCGACAACCTCGCCCGGTCACTCCTCGCTGTTGAAATCCCTATCGGAATCATCACCGCCCTTGCAGGAGCGCCGTTCTTTATCATTTTACTGAAGATCATCTCCCGCGAAACATGGTAGATCAAAAGAAACTGCGGCTACATATACGGGATACCAACCTCGGCTACCGGCTCCGGAAGCCTTTGCTAAAAAGCATCAACCTCTCCATTTCATCGGACGAAACATTCTGCATCCTGGGACAAAACGGTACGGGCAAAACCACGTTCTTCAAGTCACTCCTGGGTATACTCCCTCCCTTGTCGGGCTCCATCACACTGAATGGAAAACCTCTTGGCAGTTTCAGCAGAAAAGAGCTCGCCAAGCTCATCGCTTATGTTCCCCAGGCGCACCATACCCCTTTTCCTTACAAGGTCAACGATGTCATTCTTTTCGGCCGGACCGCACATATGAACTTTTTCGGAAGCCCCGGCAGAAAAGATCTCCTCGTTGTAGACAGCATCCTCGACATGCTCGAGATCAGCCACCTGGCCGATTGTATCTATACCGAACTGAGCGGAGGAGAACGCCAGATGGTGGTTATCGCTCGTGCACTTGCACAGGAAGCGGGCCTGCTTATTCTCGATGAACCGGCATCCAATCTTGATTACGGCAACCAGGCGCGTCTCTTGAAAAAAATACGTGCACTTGCAGAAGCGAAAACCGGAATTCTGATGACGACGCACCAGCCAGACCAGGCGTTTCTTCTCGATGCAAAAGTACTGATGCTCTCCAACGGTTCTGTTCTCCATTACGATGATGCTTCGGACGCTTTGCAGCCGGACATTCTCAAAAAGATCTATGGTGTGAACGTAGAAGTGATCGAAGCCGGCACACCCGGCAAGAATCCATTGAAGGTCTGCAGACCGCTTATCGACAGCTGAATAATAAAACAAGATGACCATGAAACGCATACCACACTTTCTCTTGTTGCTCTTTTTCATTTCGTGCAGCCTTCCACAACCTTCAGATCATGAGGGAACACAAACCGTCACCGATATGGCCGGCAGAACCATGGTCGTACCGGAAACAATGACAAGGGTATATGTCAATCGGCCAGGAAGTATTCTCATGTATGCGATCGATCCCGGGCTGATCGTGAACCGATCGTTCAACTTTACACCGGAAGCCTCGCAATTTCTTTCCAAATCATACCTCGCGCTCCCTTACACCGAAGGTTCGGCTGAAGAGATCCTGAAACTTCAACCGGACATGATTCTCACGTTTTTCGATATCAATCCCGGTTCAGTTGACGAAGCGGATAAACTTGCAGCCAAAACCGGCATTCCGGTCTATCTGGCTTCACTCCACCTCGATGATTATCCCGAAGTCTTCGAGCGGCTCGGCAGGCTCTTCGACCGTACAACACAAACTTCCGCCATGAACCGCTTCATCGAACGTCATGTCAATCCGGTGAGAGAGAAAGCGTCTGAAATCGAAAGAAACGAAAAGCTTAGCGTTTATTATGCGGAAGGTGAATACGGACTACATACGGATCCGGCAGGCTCGATCCATAGCAGGCTTATAGAGATGGTCGGAGGGATCAACGCCACCGATATCGACATTATCAGCCGCAAGGGCATGAGTGAAGTCTCGATGGAACAGCTACTGATGTGGGACCCCGACGTAGTAATCGTCTGGGCGGGCCTGGGAAAAATAACCCCAACCATGCAGCATATTCAAAAGGATCCGCTCTGGG from Prosthecochloris marina includes these protein-coding regions:
- a CDS encoding ABC transporter substrate-binding protein, with product MKRIPHFLLLLFFISCSLPQPSDHEGTQTVTDMAGRTMVVPETMTRVYVNRPGSILMYAIDPGLIVNRSFNFTPEASQFLSKSYLALPYTEGSAEEILKLQPDMILTFFDINPGSVDEADKLAAKTGIPVYLASLHLDDYPEVFERLGRLFDRTTQTSAMNRFIERHVNPVREKASEIERNEKLSVYYAEGEYGLHTDPAGSIHSRLIEMVGGINATDIDIISRKGMSEVSMEQLLMWDPDVVIVWAGLGKITPTMQHIQKDPLWARLKAAKNNRIYQTPYLPYGWFDRPASINRLLGIPWLANQLYPEVYGIDIEEIVREYFKTFYHYDLSSTQASDLLKITEINSR
- a CDS encoding FecCD family ABC transporter permease, whose amino-acid sequence is MMKQSLILLSCTLLLLLEAMVSLWIGRYPVSPDQLFSFLIDRQSTDPHLHAVLFHIRLPRIIGAVAVGGALSLAGAAYQGMFRNPMVSPDILGVSSGAGFGAALAILLSLPAIAVQASAFTGGAIAVFLAVWVSRSIGKNHNAILVLVLSGIVISALFTALISLVKYSADPENRLPAITFWLMGSLADIRMQELPYVLALVTAGSLPILLSGWRLNVLSFGEDEARALGIHTDRLRMIIIGSATLVTASVIALSGLVGWIGLVIPHVARMITGPDHRIQLPLSFLSGGIALLFFDNLARSLLAVEIPIGIITALAGAPFFIILLKIISRETW
- a CDS encoding ABC transporter ATP-binding protein, with the protein product MVDQKKLRLHIRDTNLGYRLRKPLLKSINLSISSDETFCILGQNGTGKTTFFKSLLGILPPLSGSITLNGKPLGSFSRKELAKLIAYVPQAHHTPFPYKVNDVILFGRTAHMNFFGSPGRKDLLVVDSILDMLEISHLADCIYTELSGGERQMVVIARALAQEAGLLILDEPASNLDYGNQARLLKKIRALAEAKTGILMTTHQPDQAFLLDAKVLMLSNGSVLHYDDASDALQPDILKKIYGVNVEVIEAGTPGKNPLKVCRPLIDS